The following proteins are encoded in a genomic region of Leishmania mexicana MHOM/GT/2001/U1103 complete genome, chromosome 25:
- a CDS encoding putative protein kinase, giving the protein MMQTLYLDPTLSSTAVADHSSYYATPVSQGGGNDDEGQAHRLCDRAGDPAKNTSTHSVALTQSSSCTCRSRASSRSNLPTRHVPLPHAAPSSSSASSSYSDEDVEDETNEKDPRNYAEDVTKKYPIFTEAYAEKFRRDATPFMRVVEVASAVSRISSPTGSVSGPPQREKQFVLYDTYLYERTLGKGTFSKVVLGIAPPSSPALATQISGDVPARVALKVFRDKEEYIEACWDEFTILNSICVDPPSVTPEEVVAGAAAGHRQGTTTSSPYISVRSVVMFTASTCGIKQQYFADQGRFLVPMGYVAHPVHPAIVFPVMGPTLLNVLNTIRQKSKEVTRASRHKRLRTEAQSGKNTCSDSAFSTMPQQLSATAATVDMGASGDAQQPLPPFPQEQPQRQQRRRVYYRGLPLPLLKAVLYQVLTFLKFIHCRGVVHTDLKPENVLFESSKVLSVDVGIYYTHYLRRHTDSVAKRTPSATETKKRSNDDCKLHSSSLEQRAHRHEQMAFTLSSPPPSSSPSISAVTGAAGEGEGLKVSPMEVSRAAVDGVASMSSAGLSTVPVDVTPSQKGDLTLAHYVRVPMPVMNSVRVVDLGAAQFLSTFRDHSLIPGYAHVPVSYNPIQTSHYRSPEVLLGFGWNTSADIFSLGCMIPELLTGECLFMPNHTMEHLAMMQHVIGAFHDKDGIRSGTATNLRSVFASDMRTFRHYFTLQPNNRDFDLKWPVSKSMVHEQEKQQRFASAASGKTEDDGLEPLEETLPGDIDYVTRMPTLDDILAPLPDLLDLTRRMLCYHPFKRITAEEAMQHPFFRNI; this is encoded by the coding sequence ATGATGCAGACGCTCTACCTAGACCCCACCCTCAGCAGCACGGCAGTGGCAGACCACAGTTCCTACTACGCGACACCGGTGTcgcagggcggcggcaaTGATGACGAAGGCCAGGCACACCGGCTGTGCGACCGTGCCGGTGACCCGGCAAAGAACACCTCGACACATTCCGTGGCGCTCACGCAAagctcctcctgcacatGCCGATCACGTgcgagcagccgcagcaacTTGCCCACCCGACATGTGCCCCTGCCACAtgcggcgccgtcctcgtcgtcggcctcgtcctcctacagcgacgaggacgtgGAGGACGAGACGAACGAAAAAGACCCGCGCAACTACGCCGAGGATGTGACGAAGAAGTACCCGATATTCACGGAGGCCTACGCGGAGAAGTTCCGCCGCGACGCGACGCCGTTCATGCGCGTGGTTGAGGTCGCCTCGGCGGTGTCGCGGATCTCCTCACCGACAGGCAGCGTCAGTGGCCCCCCGCAACGTGAGAAGCAGTTTGTGCTCTACGACACTTACCTGTACGAGCGCACGCTCGGCAAAGGGACCTTCTCGAAGGTGGTGCTCGGCAtcgcaccgccgtcctcgccggcgctggcCACTCAAATCTCCGGCGATGTCCCGGCGCGGGTGGCGCTGAAGGTGTTCCGGGACAAGGAGGAGTACATCGAGGCGTGCTGGGACGAGTTCACCATCCTCAACTCCATCTGCGTGGACCCACCCTCGGTAACGCCGGAGGAAGTCGtagcgggggcggcggctgggCACCGTCAGGGCACGACAACCTCATCGCCGTACATCTCCGTCCGCTCCGTTGTCATgttcaccgcctccacgtGCGGCATCAAACAGCAGTACTTTGCTGATCAAGGCCGCTTCCTTGTGCCCATGGGGTACGTTGCGCATCCGGTGCACCCGGCCATTGTCTTTCCTGTGATGGGGCCGACACTTCTGAACGTGCTGAACACCATCCGGCAGAAGAGCAAGGAGGTGACCCGCGCGTCTCGGCACAAGCGGCTGCGCACGGAGGCGCAGTCGGGGAAGAACAcctgcagcgacagcgccttctccacgATGCCACAACAGCTCTCTGCAACGGCAGCTACCGTGGACATGGGTGCCAGCGGGGACGCACAGCAGCCATTGCCGCCGTTCCCACAGGAAcaaccgcagcggcagcagcggcggcgtgtgtACTACCGgggcctccctctcccgctcctcAAGGCAGTGCTGTATCAGGTGCTGACCTTCCTGAAGTTTATCCATTGCCGCGGTGTCGTGCACACAGACCTGAAGCCAGAAAATGTTCTCTTCGAGTCCTCCAAGGTGCTCTCCGTCGATGTCGGCATCTATTACACCCACTACCTCCGTCGCCACACCGACAGCGTTGCCAAACGCACGCCCTCCGCCACCGAGACCAAAAAGCGGTCGAATGATGACTGCAAGCTCCACAGCTCCTCTCTCGAGCAACGGGCACACCGCCATGAGCAGATGGCCTtcaccctctcctcgcccccACCGTCATCGAGCCCCAGCATCTCCGCCGTCACGGGTGCAgctggggagggggaggggctcaAAGTTAGTCCGATGGAAGTGTCGCGTGCGGCGGTCGACGGGGTGGCGTCGATGTCGTCGGCGGGTCTCAGCACCGTACCCGTCGACGTAACCCCATCCCAAAAGGGCGACTTGACACTGGCGCACTATGTGAGGGTGCCGATGCCGGTGATGAACAGCGTGCGTGTCGTCGAcctcggcgcagcgcagtTTCTCTCCACCTTCCGCGACCACAGTCTCATCCCAGGCTACGCGCACGTCCCGGTCAGCTACAACCCGATCCAGACCTCCCACTATCGCAGCCCTGAGGTGCTGCTGGGCTTTGGCTGGAACACCTCGGCGGACATCTTCTCCCTGGGATGCATGATCCCGGAGCTGCTCACAGGCGAGTGTCTGTTCATGCCGAACCACACGATGGAGCACCTGGCCATGATGCAGCACGTCATTGGCGCCTTTCACGACAAGGACGGCATCCGAAGCGGGACGGCGACAAACCTGCGCAGCGTCTTCGCCAGCGACATGCGCACCTTCCGCCACTACTTCACCCTCCAGCCGAACAACCGTGACTTTGACCTCAAGTGGCCTGTATCGAAAAGCATGGTACATgagcaggagaagcagcagcgcttcgcgTCGGCGGCAAGCGGAAAGACAGAGGATGATGGACTAGAGCCCCTCGAGGAGACACTTCCGGGGGACATCGACTACGTGACACGCATGCCGACCCTGGATGATATTCTCGCCCCGCTGCCGGACCTGCTGGACCTGACGCGGCGCATGCTTTGCTACCACCCATTCAAGCGCATCACAGCAGAGGAGGCCATGCAGCATCCCTTCTTCCGGAATATTTAG